The nucleotide sequence ACTCCACTACCGCCCCGAGCTAACTGCCGCCGAGGTGCCGGCCGCTCTGGCAGCGCATCCTTATGATGGGCTGATGGTCCGGTCGAAGCTGCGCGTGACGGTAGAACTGCTGGCGCACGGGCCGCAGCTGCGTTATGTGGCGCGGGCCGGAGCCGGAGTTGACAATATCGATGAGGAGGCCATGGCAGCGGCGGGTGTCACGTTGCTGAACGCGCCCGAAGGTAACCGGGATGCAGTCGGCGAATACGCCGTGGGGTTACTGTTGGGCTTGTTCCGCAACATTGTGCGGGCCGATAAGGAAGTGCGGAGTAGGCAGTGGCGGCGTGAGGCCAACAGGGGCGAGGAAATAGGAGGGAAGACCATTGGGCTACTTGGCTACGGACACATGGGCCGAGCATTTGCGCGGCGGTTATCGGCGTTTGACTGCACCGTGCTGGCCCACGACCACGACCCTGCCGTGTTGGCCGATAAGTATGCCACTTTAGTTGGGTTGGAGGAGCTGCAACAGCGCGCGGAGGTGTTCAGCCTGCATATTCCCTACTCCACAGCCAATCATCATTTCGTGAACGAAGAACTGCTGCAAGGTTTTGAAAAGCCTATTTGGCTGATGAACACAGCCCGCGGCGAAATCCTCGACCATGCGGCTTTGGTGCGCAACCTGCAGAGCGGCCAGGTGCGCGGCGCGGCGCTGGACGTGCTGGAAAACGAGAAACTAGGCACACTGAAGCCAGAGCAGCAAGCCCGTTTCGATTACCTAACCAACGCTGCAAACGTGGTACTGTCGCCGCACGTGGGTGGATGGACGTTTCAATCTTACCGGCGAATCAACGAAGTGTTAGCGGAAAAACTGAGAGTTTTTTTGCAGACAGGTTTCTAGACCACCGTGGATGATTGACTGGCTGTGAGTTAGGTCTTACTGCTTGCGCGTGGCAGCGAGCAACTAGCCGCCGCTGGTAGCTTCAATCGAGAAACTATGTATATTTGCCTAAACCAGGTTTGGGAGAACGGTCGGCACCGCTGACCGTTCTCCTTGTTTTTTAGCTTACCATCAACCTACCATGGCCACCATAAATTACTATACCGCCGAGGGGCTGCAGAAACTCAAAGACGAGTTGCAGGACCTTAAAATCCGGGGCCGGGCCAAAGCGGCCGACGACCTACGCGAAGCGCGTGACAAGGGGGACCTAAGTGAAAATGCCGAGTACGACGCGGCCAAAGACGCCCAAGGCCTGTTGGAATTGAAAATATCGAAGTTGGAAGAAGTAGTGGGCAACGCTCGCCTGCTCGATGAGTCGAACCTTGATAGTACCAAGGTGCTGATTATGAGCAAAGTGAAGCTCAAGAACCTGAAGAACAACATGGTGCTTGACTACACGCTGGTAGCCGAAGAAGAAGCTGATTTGGCGGCCGGTAAAATCTCCGTGAAGTCGCCTATTGGCAAAGGACTACTAGGCAAGTCGGCCGGCGACACTGCCGAAATAACCGTGCCTGCCGGCAAGCTGCACTTCGAAATTCTAGAGATTAGCCGCTAGCGGTGAGATGATAAACTAGTGAAATGGTGAGTTTACTATTCACGCATTTCTAGAAGGGCGAAGCCACTGGCTTCGCCCTTTTGCGTTTTCACTCGTACTTTGGCGCAACGCCTCTGCTTGTTATTAAAGCATGTCTGCACCGTAGAAACGCCAAACTCACTATCTCACCAGTTCACCATCTCACCTCATGGCTTCCATCTTCTCTCGTATTGTGGCAGGCGAATTGCCCGCCCATAAGGTCGCTGAAGACGACCAGCATTTGGCGTTTCTCGACATTACGCCTCTCGTGGAAGGGCACACGCTGGTAATTCCGAAGCGTGAGGTAGACTACATCTTTGATTTGCCGGCCGCAGAGCTGGCTGCGCTCCATCTGTTTGCCCAGCGCGTGGCGAAAGGAGTAGCCGCCGCCGTACCGTGCAAGCGCGTAGGCGTGGCCGTTATTGGGCTGGAAGTGCCGCACGCGCACATCCACTTGATTCCGATGAACAAAGTGGCGGACCTGAACTTTGCCAACCCAAAGATCAAGGTGGCCGAGGAGCGCATGAAGGAACTGGCCGCGGCTATTGCTGCGAAAGTACCTGCTGCTTCCGGTGCCGCCCAGCCGGCCACCGAGGACTCGAAAGGTAGCCGCGAAACCACCGAGGCCAAGGCGCCCGCCGCAGATCAGGCGGCTCCAGTTGATGGCATAATTGCGCAAGTGCAACAACTCACCAAAGGCCTCGTGTTCATCAGTGAGTCAGATGCGCCGCTGGAACCCGTGAGCTATGCTGCTCCCGCCGGCGACCTAACCGATGCTGTCCTGCTAAAGCTGCTGGGAGAGGCTGCCGGTACGCCCATAGAAACCAAGGAGCTGACGCTGTTCCTGCGCAACCACACGGCCGACGATGGCGTGCTCGGTGACCCCGCCCAAGCCAACCGGTTTAAGGCGCTGCAAATGTTTATGAAGCAAGAGCTGCAAAACACCAAGGTTTACCGCATCGGCACCGGCCCGCAAATAAAAGCCTACGCTCTTGGCAAAACCGAGGACGGCAAGCTAGCGGGCTTTAAAACGGTGCTCACCGAAACCTAAAACGTGAACCCTAGGGAAGACCACAAGCTGCTTTCAGGCTCTACAACCGGCATCGATAAGCAACAGCAGCGACCATACTGCCTATGATAGTAGCCTTAGACGTGTACTACCGCCAAGAAGACGCCAAAGCGGTTGGGGTCACGTTTGAGGCGTGGGACAGTGCAACGCTGACCAGCAAGCATGAAGTAACGCTCTCCGGACTAGAACCTTATGAGCCAGGTGCTTTCTACAAGCGGGAGTTGCCGTGTTTGCTGGCCGTGCTAAAGCAAATCGACGTAGCCAAGGTCGACTA is from Hymenobacter tibetensis and encodes:
- a CDS encoding NAD(P)-dependent oxidoreductase, coding for MSLCLVIDEMHPSLPDYMQEIGVQLHYRPELTAAEVPAALAAHPYDGLMVRSKLRVTVELLAHGPQLRYVARAGAGVDNIDEEAMAAAGVTLLNAPEGNRDAVGEYAVGLLLGLFRNIVRADKEVRSRQWRREANRGEEIGGKTIGLLGYGHMGRAFARRLSAFDCTVLAHDHDPAVLADKYATLVGLEELQQRAEVFSLHIPYSTANHHFVNEELLQGFEKPIWLMNTARGEILDHAALVRNLQSGQVRGAALDVLENEKLGTLKPEQQARFDYLTNAANVVLSPHVGGWTFQSYRRINEVLAEKLRVFLQTGF
- a CDS encoding nuclease A inhibitor family protein → MASIFSRIVAGELPAHKVAEDDQHLAFLDITPLVEGHTLVIPKREVDYIFDLPAAELAALHLFAQRVAKGVAAAVPCKRVGVAVIGLEVPHAHIHLIPMNKVADLNFANPKIKVAEERMKELAAAIAAKVPAASGAAQPATEDSKGSRETTEAKAPAADQAAPVDGIIAQVQQLTKGLVFISESDAPLEPVSYAAPAGDLTDAVLLKLLGEAAGTPIETKELTLFLRNHTADDGVLGDPAQANRFKALQMFMKQELQNTKVYRIGTGPQIKAYALGKTEDGKLAGFKTVLTET
- the greA gene encoding transcription elongation factor GreA, whose translation is MATINYYTAEGLQKLKDELQDLKIRGRAKAADDLREARDKGDLSENAEYDAAKDAQGLLELKISKLEEVVGNARLLDESNLDSTKVLIMSKVKLKNLKNNMVLDYTLVAEEEADLAAGKISVKSPIGKGLLGKSAGDTAEITVPAGKLHFEILEISR